From the genome of Nakamurella flavida, one region includes:
- a CDS encoding glycosyltransferase, giving the protein MSRNENVLRAAPDRARARRLSETVAVGALGFLGLKLTNLFVNVLTFPTLARPWERPDMSDVALLVPVRNEAHRIGATLTGLLDSGAGKILFLDDRSTDGTGDMLRRVLADLPPALARRVRVVDGVARPEGWTGKTWACQQLAMRSDARLLVFVDADVQLAPGALAALVDEMDRQDADVLSVFPRQLVRTWSERLIMPLIPDVVLCFLPFPLLRAPAPAAATAHGALLAFRRSAYDTVGGFAAVRTKIVEDVAIARLTRRKGLQLGLALGGELAGVRMYGSYREVIDGMGRGLVPTAAGSRVAVTVGWLWHLLVYTAAPALAPTSRRWRWVTALGIVERLVVEGKTGGRDWAAALGVAASPVAAAPVVGRSLRRRQTWKGRTYG; this is encoded by the coding sequence GTGTCCCGGAACGAGAACGTCCTGCGCGCCGCCCCGGACAGGGCGCGCGCCCGTCGCCTGTCCGAGACGGTCGCCGTGGGCGCCCTGGGCTTCCTCGGCCTGAAGCTGACCAACCTGTTCGTCAACGTGCTCACCTTCCCGACGCTGGCCCGGCCCTGGGAGCGCCCGGACATGTCCGACGTGGCGCTGCTGGTCCCGGTCCGCAACGAGGCCCATCGCATCGGCGCCACCCTCACCGGGCTGTTGGACTCCGGCGCCGGGAAGATCCTGTTCCTGGACGACCGGTCCACCGACGGCACCGGGGACATGCTGCGGCGGGTGCTCGCCGATCTGCCGCCGGCCCTGGCCCGCCGGGTCCGGGTCGTGGACGGCGTCGCCCGGCCCGAGGGGTGGACCGGGAAGACCTGGGCCTGCCAGCAATTGGCGATGCGCTCCGACGCGCGGCTGCTGGTCTTCGTCGACGCCGACGTCCAGCTCGCGCCCGGGGCGCTGGCCGCGCTGGTCGACGAGATGGACCGGCAGGACGCCGACGTGCTGTCGGTGTTCCCGCGCCAGCTCGTCCGCACCTGGAGCGAGCGGCTGATCATGCCGCTCATCCCGGACGTGGTGCTGTGCTTCCTGCCGTTCCCGCTGCTCCGGGCCCCGGCCCCGGCCGCGGCCACCGCGCACGGCGCGCTGCTGGCCTTCCGCCGGTCGGCCTACGACACCGTCGGCGGGTTCGCCGCCGTCCGCACGAAGATCGTCGAGGACGTGGCCATCGCCCGGCTGACCCGGCGCAAGGGTTTGCAGCTGGGCCTGGCCCTGGGCGGGGAACTGGCCGGGGTGCGGATGTACGGCAGCTACCGTGAGGTGATCGACGGGATGGGCCGGGGCCTCGTGCCGACCGCCGCGGGCAGCCGCGTCGCGGTGACCGTCGGCTGGCTGTGGCACCTGCTCGTCTACACCGCCGCCCCGGCACTGGCGCCGACCTCCCGCCGCTGGCGGTGGGTCACCGCCCTCGGCATCGTCGAACGCCTGGTGGTGGAGGGCAAGACCGGCGGCCGCGACTGGGCCGCCGCCCTCGGTGTCGCCGCCTCCCCGGTGGCCGCCGCCCCCGTCGTCGGGCGCTCCCTGCGCCGCCGGCAGACCTGGAAGGGACGGACGTACGGATGA
- a CDS encoding cytochrome P450, which yields MTERSTLTALPEPLGKPPVGHLSRWTFDSLGLLEEGAALGPVFGLQLWRKAIVGYGPDWNRFVLGDMAGFRSKGSLSQLSPYLSAGIVATDAPAHRARRAAMNPTFHRREVTARYAEVFAGLAERHRPTGDFDASTFSSDLIRRMLTAAFVGSRFPDTVMRSFLAPLDTPLPGPLLRRPIKVRRMQHHLKRILADPEPGTLAELFATLPDGVQEMRVAIAAAYDTTAHTLAFALWELAARPELNTPDRAAAVVDETLRMYPSGWIGSRVAAQDTEFAGHAIPAGRLVLYSPYLTHRSAELWPDPTSFRPERFDQPRPAWGYIPFSAGERTCLGAGLATLMLRSAVTAFAGSRLDRVTEEIHPKGVLTLTPNGPVLLRRTPD from the coding sequence ATGACGGAACGCTCGACCCTGACCGCACTCCCCGAACCACTCGGCAAGCCCCCCGTGGGCCACCTGTCCCGGTGGACGTTCGACTCGCTGGGCCTGCTGGAGGAAGGCGCCGCCCTCGGTCCGGTGTTCGGGCTGCAGCTGTGGCGCAAGGCGATCGTCGGGTACGGCCCGGACTGGAACCGCTTCGTGCTGGGTGACATGGCCGGCTTCCGCAGCAAGGGCAGCCTGAGCCAGCTCTCGCCCTACCTGTCCGCCGGGATCGTGGCCACCGACGCCCCCGCGCACCGCGCCCGCCGGGCCGCGATGAACCCGACGTTCCACCGTCGCGAGGTCACCGCCCGGTACGCCGAGGTGTTCGCCGGCCTCGCCGAACGCCACCGACCCACCGGCGACTTCGACGCCTCCACCTTCTCCTCGGACCTGATCCGCCGCATGCTGACAGCCGCCTTCGTCGGCTCGCGGTTCCCCGACACGGTGATGCGGAGCTTCCTGGCCCCGCTGGACACGCCGCTGCCGGGACCGCTGCTGCGCCGGCCGATCAAGGTGCGGCGCATGCAGCACCACCTGAAGCGGATCCTGGCCGACCCGGAACCGGGCACCCTGGCCGAACTGTTCGCCACCCTCCCGGACGGTGTGCAGGAGATGCGCGTGGCCATCGCCGCCGCCTACGACACCACCGCACACACCCTCGCTTTCGCCCTCTGGGAACTGGCCGCCCGCCCCGAGCTCAACACCCCCGACCGGGCCGCCGCGGTGGTCGACGAGACCCTCCGCATGTACCCGTCGGGATGGATCGGCAGCCGCGTCGCTGCCCAGGACACCGAGTTCGCCGGCCACGCCATCCCGGCCGGGCGACTGGTGCTCTACAGCCCGTACCTGACCCACCGCAGCGCCGAGCTGTGGCCCGACCCGACGAGCTTCCGCCCGGAACGCTTCGACCAGCCCCGCCCGGCCTGGGGATACATCCCCTTCTCGGCCGGGGAACGCACCTGCCTGGGCGCCGGCCTGGCCACCCTCATGCTGCGGTCCGCCGTCACCGCCTTCGCCGGTTCCCGGCTGGACCGGGTCACCGAGGAGATCCACCCCAAGGGTGTGCTCACGCTGACGCCGAACGGACCCGTGCTGCTGCGCCGGACCCCGGACTGA
- a CDS encoding phytoene/squalene synthase family protein — MSVQAELTAAGIHDPDLRGDYRHCRRLAAEHGRTYFLATRFLPAGDRPAVHALYGFARTADDIVDDPRPEIDVASRTAGLADLAGQFEAGAAEIAAGRDLPIGLEPSVRSALHTADRYDLDPAWFDAFLESMRMDLTITEYATHADLDTYVYGSAAVIGLMTLPIMGAVGPVEEAAPYAADLGVAFQITNFIRDVGEDVGLGRIYLPQDSLAAHGVDRERLLHAASIGRADAPIRALLAAEIDRTRGIYRRAEPGIALLSPAARACVQVAYRLYGDILTAIEDADYEVFGERVRVTRRHRARVAASGLATGVAGAARARLAGSRRAG; from the coding sequence ATGAGCGTCCAGGCCGAGCTCACCGCCGCCGGCATCCACGACCCCGACCTGCGGGGCGACTACCGGCACTGCCGTCGCCTCGCCGCCGAGCACGGGCGCACCTACTTCCTGGCCACCCGGTTCCTGCCCGCGGGTGACCGACCGGCGGTGCACGCCCTCTACGGGTTCGCCCGCACGGCGGACGACATCGTGGACGATCCGCGACCGGAGATCGACGTGGCCAGCCGGACGGCCGGGCTCGCCGACCTGGCCGGCCAGTTCGAGGCGGGGGCCGCGGAGATCGCCGCCGGTCGGGATCTGCCCATCGGGTTGGAGCCCAGCGTCCGCAGCGCGCTGCACACCGCCGACCGGTACGACCTGGACCCGGCGTGGTTCGACGCGTTCCTGGAGTCCATGCGGATGGACCTCACCATCACCGAGTACGCCACCCACGCCGATCTGGACACCTACGTGTACGGCAGCGCGGCGGTGATCGGCCTGATGACCCTGCCGATCATGGGTGCGGTCGGTCCCGTCGAGGAGGCTGCGCCCTACGCGGCCGATCTCGGGGTGGCCTTCCAGATCACCAACTTCATCCGCGACGTCGGCGAGGACGTCGGGCTCGGCCGCATCTACCTGCCGCAGGACTCACTAGCCGCGCACGGGGTGGATCGGGAACGGTTGCTGCACGCGGCATCCATCGGCCGCGCCGACGCCCCCATCCGGGCGCTGCTGGCCGCGGAGATCGACCGCACCCGGGGCATCTACCGTCGGGCCGAACCGGGGATCGCGTTGCTGTCCCCGGCCGCACGGGCCTGCGTCCAGGTGGCCTACCGGCTCTACGGCGACATCCTCACCGCCATCGAGGACGCCGACTACGAGGTCTTCGGCGAGCGGGTGCGGGTCACCCGGCGGCACCGTGCCCGGGTCGCCGCGTCCGGTCTGGCCACCGGGGTGGCCGGAGCGGCCCGGGCCCGCCTGGCCGGCTCCCGCCGCGCCGGCTGA
- the crtI gene encoding phytoene desaturase family protein has translation MRTVPGSTDSVVIVGAGLGGLSAALRLSGAGRKVTVVEKAPIPGGRAGRLSLGGYHFDTGPTVLTMPELIDDALACVGETLSDRLELVRVDPAYRANFADGSSIDVHTDLEAMTEQIATTCSPADADGYRRFVDYLRKLYELEMPTFIDRNIDGVAGLIGPDAVRLLMMGGLSKLTTQVDKYLTDERLRRIFSFQAMYAGLAPQEALSIYAVISYMDCVAGVYFPKGGMHAVPQAMAAAAADHGVEFRYSTEVAHIPVSAGRATGVVTADGEFIAADAVVVNADLPMAYRHLLDPQYTPPRVKTLQYSPSCVLLHAGSTKSYDHLVHHTIDFGAAWEGTFDEIIHQGNLMSDPSFMISNPTATDPDLAQDGKQTYYALFPCPNTVSGRAIDWSAAGPAYRDRMIAAVEDRLMPGFGDSIEVEALVTPADWQAQGMAAGAPFSASHSVPQTGPFRMPTLDRNVENLLFCGANTQPGVGVPMVLLSGRLAAERITGPTR, from the coding sequence ATGCGCACAGTTCCGGGTTCCACCGACTCCGTCGTCATCGTCGGGGCAGGTCTGGGCGGCTTGTCCGCCGCTCTCCGTCTGTCCGGGGCGGGCCGCAAGGTCACCGTGGTGGAGAAGGCGCCGATCCCCGGTGGACGGGCCGGTCGACTGTCCCTCGGCGGCTACCACTTCGACACCGGCCCCACCGTGCTCACCATGCCCGAGCTCATCGACGACGCGCTGGCCTGCGTCGGGGAGACACTGAGCGACCGGCTCGAGCTGGTCCGGGTCGACCCCGCGTACCGCGCCAACTTCGCCGACGGCAGCAGCATCGACGTGCACACCGATCTCGAGGCGATGACCGAGCAGATCGCCACCACCTGTTCCCCGGCCGACGCCGACGGCTACCGGCGGTTCGTGGACTACCTGCGCAAGCTGTACGAGCTGGAGATGCCCACCTTCATCGACCGGAACATCGACGGGGTCGCCGGGCTCATCGGCCCGGACGCGGTGCGGCTGCTCATGATGGGCGGGCTGTCCAAGCTCACCACCCAGGTCGACAAATACCTGACCGACGAGCGACTGCGGCGCATCTTCTCCTTCCAGGCCATGTACGCGGGGCTGGCCCCGCAGGAGGCGCTGTCGATCTACGCCGTCATCTCCTACATGGACTGCGTGGCCGGGGTGTACTTCCCCAAGGGCGGCATGCACGCGGTGCCGCAGGCGATGGCCGCCGCCGCCGCCGACCACGGGGTGGAGTTCCGGTACAGCACCGAGGTCGCGCACATCCCGGTCAGCGCCGGCCGCGCCACCGGCGTGGTGACCGCCGACGGCGAGTTCATCGCGGCCGACGCCGTCGTGGTCAACGCGGACCTGCCGATGGCCTACCGGCACCTGCTGGATCCGCAGTACACCCCGCCGCGGGTGAAGACCCTGCAGTACTCCCCGTCCTGCGTCCTGCTGCACGCCGGCTCCACGAAGTCCTACGACCACCTGGTCCACCACACCATCGACTTCGGTGCGGCGTGGGAGGGGACGTTCGACGAGATCATCCACCAGGGCAATCTGATGAGCGATCCGTCGTTCATGATCAGCAACCCGACCGCCACCGACCCGGACCTGGCCCAGGACGGCAAGCAGACGTACTACGCGCTGTTCCCCTGCCCGAACACGGTGAGCGGCCGGGCCATCGACTGGTCGGCGGCCGGCCCCGCGTACCGGGACCGGATGATCGCCGCCGTCGAGGATCGCCTGATGCCCGGATTCGGCGACTCCATCGAGGTGGAGGCGCTGGTGACCCCGGCCGACTGGCAGGCCCAGGGGATGGCTGCCGGCGCCCCGTTCTCGGCCAGCCACAGCGTTCCCCAGACGGGCCCGTTCCGGATGCCGACCCTGGACCGCAACGTGGAGAACCTGCTGTTCTGCGGGGCCAACACCCAGCCGGGCGTCGGGGTGCCGATGGTGCTGCTGTCCGGGCGGTTGGCCGCGGAACGGATCACCGGGCCCACCCGATGA
- a CDS encoding DUF3566 domain-containing protein — MTTSTNATSTGSADKGGRGSGSSGNGRNGGQDSPPRRAKPTRRPPRLASLQLKRVDPWTVLKISLIVSVVMFFVWMIAVGILYLSLGSMDVWSRINQTFNTLTSADAAAGGSGDLVSAARVFSITAVIGAINIVLFTALATVAAFVYNAAAAMSGGVELTLGERD, encoded by the coding sequence GTGACGACCTCCACCAATGCGACCTCGACCGGGTCCGCCGACAAGGGCGGGCGCGGTTCGGGGTCGTCGGGCAACGGCCGCAACGGCGGTCAGGACAGCCCGCCGCGGCGGGCGAAGCCGACCCGCCGCCCCCCGCGGCTGGCCTCGCTCCAGCTCAAGCGGGTCGATCCGTGGACGGTCCTGAAGATCTCGCTGATCGTCTCGGTGGTGATGTTCTTCGTCTGGATGATCGCGGTCGGTATCCTCTACCTCTCGCTGGGGTCGATGGATGTCTGGTCCCGCATCAACCAGACCTTCAACACGCTGACCAGTGCGGACGCGGCGGCCGGCGGCTCGGGTGATCTGGTCTCGGCCGCCCGGGTGTTCAGCATCACCGCGGTGATCGGCGCCATCAACATCGTGCTGTTCACCGCCCTGGCCACCGTCGCCGCCTTCGTCTACAACGCGGCGGCGGCGATGTCCGGTGGGGTCGAGCTGACCCTGGGCGAGCGGGACTGA